In one window of Blastocatellia bacterium DNA:
- a CDS encoding S9 family peptidase, whose protein sequence is MNERSWVRRVFVGVSLLVVLMVGLPVIAQDREDRLTPMDLFELEYASDPQISPDGRFVVYVRRASDVLTDQRYSNLWIVSFDGKEHRPLTTGLSRDVSPRWSPDGTRIAYVSDREGSPQIYVRWMDTGQTARITNVPFPPEGIAWSPDGRYISFAMFVPEPPRQIGRFPSPPPGAKWAEPAMVIDRLVYRFDGAGYLKPGYTHVFIVPAEGGTPRQISSGKFHHGGVGFRASEAVWTPDGKALLISANRRPDFELEPLDTEIYEFSIADGSVRALTNRRGPDNAPAISPDGRYIAYVGFDDAYQGYQVTRLYVMNRDGSGSRVLSAALDRDVVRPRWTPDGRAILFLYDDQGTTKLGLYTLDGAFRTLAAHIGSGDLAYSMGGAFSVASNGAFAVTYTRPDVPGDIAVGTLANPALRVITALNADLFARKKLGRVEEIWYTSSLDGRKIQGWILTPPDFDPSKKYPLILEIHGGPFANYGDRFDVEKQMWAARGYVVLYVNPRGSTSYGQEFGNLIHHAYPGDDFYDLMSGVDAVLARGYVDPENLFVTGGSGGGVLTCWVIGRTNRFRAAAAAYPVINWYSFVLTADIAAFAIKYWFPGFPWDHVEHYEKRSLLSVVKNVRTPTLIITGEEDYRTPMSESEQYFTALKLLGVEAVLVRVPGEPHGIMRRPSHHMAKILYIANWFDEHRKRE, encoded by the coding sequence ATGAACGAGCGTTCGTGGGTGCGTCGCGTTTTCGTCGGGGTGAGCCTTCTGGTCGTCCTCATGGTTGGACTTCCGGTGATCGCACAAGATCGAGAGGATCGGCTCACCCCGATGGATCTCTTCGAATTGGAGTATGCCAGTGATCCGCAGATCTCGCCCGATGGGCGCTTCGTCGTCTACGTGCGACGAGCGAGCGACGTCCTGACAGATCAGCGCTATTCCAATCTCTGGATCGTCTCCTTCGATGGGAAGGAGCATCGGCCGTTGACGACAGGCCTCTCTCGGGACGTTTCGCCACGCTGGTCGCCCGATGGCACACGAATCGCATACGTTTCAGATCGAGAGGGCTCGCCGCAGATCTACGTGCGGTGGATGGATACAGGGCAGACGGCGCGGATCACGAACGTACCGTTTCCACCGGAGGGAATCGCCTGGTCTCCGGATGGACGCTACATCTCGTTCGCGATGTTCGTCCCAGAGCCGCCGCGACAGATCGGCCGTTTCCCCTCACCTCCTCCCGGAGCCAAATGGGCGGAGCCTGCGATGGTGATTGATCGGCTCGTCTATCGCTTCGATGGGGCGGGGTATTTGAAACCCGGGTACACGCATGTGTTCATCGTGCCCGCGGAAGGGGGAACGCCTCGGCAAATCTCCAGCGGGAAGTTCCATCACGGCGGCGTCGGCTTCCGCGCGAGCGAAGCTGTGTGGACGCCCGATGGGAAAGCTCTGCTCATCTCGGCCAACCGTCGGCCGGATTTCGAGCTGGAGCCGCTCGACACGGAGATCTACGAGTTCTCCATCGCCGACGGCTCGGTTCGAGCTTTGACCAATCGAAGAGGACCGGATAACGCTCCGGCGATCTCTCCCGATGGGCGTTATATCGCATACGTCGGCTTTGACGACGCCTATCAGGGGTATCAAGTGACGCGCCTCTATGTGATGAATCGGGATGGAAGCGGCTCGCGCGTTCTCTCCGCCGCGCTCGATCGAGACGTCGTGCGGCCGCGCTGGACTCCGGATGGGCGCGCGATCCTCTTCCTCTACGACGATCAAGGCACGACGAAGCTCGGCCTCTATACGCTCGACGGTGCTTTCCGAACGCTCGCCGCTCATATTGGGAGCGGAGACTTGGCCTACAGCATGGGCGGCGCTTTCAGCGTAGCGAGCAATGGGGCTTTCGCGGTGACCTATACGCGCCCGGATGTGCCGGGAGACATCGCCGTGGGAACGCTCGCCAATCCCGCACTTCGGGTGATCACGGCCTTGAACGCGGATCTCTTCGCGCGAAAGAAGCTCGGACGTGTCGAAGAAATCTGGTACACGTCTTCGCTCGATGGACGAAAGATTCAGGGATGGATCCTCACGCCTCCCGATTTCGATCCGTCGAAGAAGTATCCCCTGATCTTGGAGATCCATGGCGGGCCGTTCGCCAATTACGGCGACCGATTCGATGTGGAGAAACAGATGTGGGCGGCGCGCGGATACGTCGTCCTCTATGTGAATCCGCGTGGGAGCACGAGCTACGGTCAGGAATTCGGGAATCTGATCCACCATGCGTATCCCGGGGACGATTTCTACGACTTGATGTCCGGCGTGGACGCTGTCCTCGCGCGCGGCTATGTGGATCCGGAGAATCTCTTCGTCACAGGCGGCAGTGGGGGTGGCGTCTTGACCTGTTGGGTGATCGGACGGACGAATCGGTTTCGAGCGGCGGCGGCCGCCTATCCCGTGATCAACTGGTACAGTTTCGTGCTGACGGCCGACATCGCCGCATTCGCCATCAAGTATTGGTTCCCGGGCTTTCCGTGGGATCACGTTGAGCACTATGAGAAGCGATCGCTTCTCTCGGTGGTCAAGAACGTGCGCACCCCGACGCTCATCATCACAGGAGAAGAGGATTATCGCACGCCAATGTCCGAATCCGAGCAGTATTTCACGGCGTTGAAACTGCTGGGCGTCGAAGCGGTGCTCGTCCGCGTTCCCGGAGAACCGCACGGGATTATGAGGCGGCCGAGCCACCATATGGCCAAGATCTTGTACATCGCGAATTGGTTCGATGAACACCGAAAGCGTGAGTGA
- a CDS encoding ATP-dependent Clp protease proteolytic subunit yields MHFVPIVVETTSRGERAYDIYSRLLKERIVFLGTPIDDQVANLIIAQLLYLEAEDPDRDINLYINSPGGSLTAGLAIYDTMQFIRPDVATICTGEAEAIAALLLAAGTPGKRYALPSSRIVIYQPYIYGVSGQATDIRIHAEELMRLRRLISSLLAKHTGRSIEQIERDVERDFILTADQAVAYGLIDKVLHRREVPEEETISMTRS; encoded by the coding sequence ATGCACTTCGTGCCGATTGTTGTGGAGACGACGAGTCGCGGGGAACGCGCTTACGATATCTACTCTCGCCTCTTGAAAGAGCGCATCGTCTTTCTCGGAACACCGATTGACGATCAGGTGGCCAACCTGATCATCGCCCAATTGCTTTATTTGGAGGCGGAGGATCCGGATCGGGATATCAATCTCTACATCAATAGTCCTGGCGGCTCCCTCACCGCAGGTCTTGCCATCTACGATACGATGCAATTCATTCGCCCTGACGTAGCCACGATCTGCACGGGAGAGGCAGAGGCCATTGCCGCTTTGCTCTTGGCGGCCGGGACGCCAGGAAAGCGGTATGCGCTCCCCAGCTCTCGGATCGTGATCTATCAACCGTACATCTATGGCGTTTCGGGCCAGGCCACCGATATCCGCATTCATGCTGAGGAGCTGATGCGCTTGCGCCGCTTGATCAGTTCGCTCCTGGCCAAACACACGGGGCGCTCGATCGAGCAGATCGAGCGGGATGTGGAGCGCGATTTCATCCTCACGGCCGATCAAGCCGTTGCCTACGGCTTGATCGACAAGGTCCTGCACCGGCGCGAAGTCCCCGAGGAGGAAACAATTTCGATGACGCGCTCGTGA
- a CDS encoding sigma 54-interacting transcriptional regulator — protein sequence MRGDVNQEVQKLATLLNISQTLGTTLNLRQALLRVLEILEENHGVVSGVIALFEEGGDEVAIEVSVGLTREAQQRGRYRVGEGIIGRVVESGKPIVVPKASQEPLFLNRTGVLKASREELTFICVPVSVDQHTIGAMGIVLPYRPDRDYDQATKFFSIVGSMVAQAVKVNQLIEAEKRRLLDENLALRRELKERYDFSNIIGTSRPMQEVYAQVAQVARTNTTVLIRGESGTGKELIARAIHYNSLRADQPFIKVSCAALPESLIEAELFGYEKGAFTGAYARKKGRFELADRGTLFLDEVGDLPLSVQVKLLRVLQEREFERLGGTETIKVDVRLIAATNRDLEQAMREGAFREDLYYRLNVFAIYLPPLRERKSDIPLLADHFLEKYARLHGKDIRRISTPAIDMLMSYHWPGNVRELENCIERAVLVCEGNVIHSHHLPPTLQTAEASGTVPRLSLSEAVAAYEKDLILDALKTARGNISRAARLLNTTKRILGYKVKKYGINPRRFKE from the coding sequence ATGAGAGGCGACGTGAATCAAGAGGTACAGAAGCTGGCGACGCTGCTCAACATCAGTCAGACATTGGGGACGACGCTCAACTTGCGGCAGGCGTTACTGCGGGTGCTGGAGATCTTGGAGGAGAATCACGGCGTCGTCTCCGGCGTGATCGCCCTCTTTGAGGAAGGGGGCGATGAGGTGGCGATCGAGGTCTCGGTGGGGTTGACGCGCGAGGCGCAGCAGCGCGGGCGCTATCGAGTGGGTGAGGGGATCATCGGACGCGTGGTCGAAAGCGGCAAGCCCATTGTCGTCCCAAAGGCGAGCCAAGAACCCCTCTTCCTGAATCGCACGGGTGTGCTCAAGGCATCTCGCGAAGAATTGACCTTCATCTGCGTGCCCGTCTCCGTGGATCAGCACACCATCGGCGCCATGGGCATCGTGCTGCCCTATCGTCCGGATCGGGATTACGATCAAGCCACGAAGTTCTTCAGTATCGTCGGCTCCATGGTGGCGCAGGCTGTGAAGGTGAACCAGCTCATCGAAGCGGAGAAGCGCCGCCTGTTGGACGAGAACCTCGCCTTGCGCCGAGAACTCAAGGAGCGCTATGACTTCAGCAACATCATCGGCACGAGTCGGCCGATGCAGGAGGTTTACGCTCAGGTCGCGCAGGTCGCTCGGACGAATACGACGGTCCTCATTCGTGGAGAGTCAGGAACGGGAAAGGAGTTGATCGCGCGGGCGATCCATTACAATTCGCTGCGGGCCGATCAGCCGTTCATCAAAGTCAGTTGCGCCGCTTTGCCGGAGAGCCTCATTGAGGCCGAGCTGTTCGGGTATGAGAAAGGGGCCTTCACGGGAGCGTATGCACGAAAGAAAGGACGATTCGAGCTGGCCGATCGCGGGACGCTCTTTTTGGACGAGGTCGGCGACCTCCCCCTCTCAGTACAGGTCAAGCTCCTGCGCGTGTTGCAGGAGCGAGAATTCGAGCGGCTCGGCGGGACGGAGACGATCAAGGTGGACGTGCGGCTGATCGCGGCTACGAATCGCGATCTGGAGCAAGCGATGCGCGAGGGGGCATTCCGCGAGGACCTCTATTATCGCCTGAACGTCTTCGCGATCTACCTGCCGCCGCTGCGGGAGCGAAAATCGGATATTCCACTTCTGGCCGATCATTTTCTCGAGAAGTACGCGCGCCTGCACGGCAAGGACATTCGACGCATCTCGACGCCAGCCATTGATATGCTCATGAGCTACCACTGGCCGGGGAATGTCCGCGAGCTGGAGAATTGCATCGAGCGCGCGGTCCTCGTTTGCGAGGGGAACGTGATCCATAGCCATCATCTGCCGCCCACGCTTCAAACGGCCGAGGCTTCGGGAACGGTCCCGCGCCTCTCCCTGAGCGAAGCTGTGGCCGCGTATGAGAAGGATCTGATCCTGGATGCCTTGAAGACAGCGCGAGGAAACATCTCGCGGGCGGCACGTTTGCTCAATACCACTAAGCGCATCCTCGGCTACAAGGTCAAAAAGTACGGGATCAATCCCCGCCGCTTCAAAGAATAG
- the glnA gene encoding type I glutamate--ammonia ligase, producing the protein MTPQKVFEYARAHGAKYVDIRFTDLVGQWQHMTFPIEQLKEESFEEGFGFDGSSIRGWAAIHESDMLLIPDARWYWMDPFYEEPTLCLIGDIVDPITRQGYEYDPRGAAKRAEAYMRFTGIADEAYFGPEVEFFIFDEVRYEVNGVRSGYEVRSQEWGDRGYRMRGKEGYVPIPPVDQLQDVRTEIAERLRQIGIEVECHHHEVASGGQGEVDFRYGGLVETADHVMAFKYIVRQVAWRRGKVATFMPKPIFGDNGSGMHCHQSLWKGGRPLFAGEGYAGLSQEALWYIGGLLRHGPALAAFVAPTTNSYRRLVPGFEAPVNLAYSRRNRSAAVRIPMYSANPAAKRLEFRPPDPSCNPYLAFAAMLMAGLDGIQQRIEPGEPLDRDIYDMSPEELKDVPKLPGSLEEALAALEQDHEFLLKGDVFTPALIERWIRYKREREVDAVRLRPHPMEFYLYLDV; encoded by the coding sequence ATGACACCACAGAAAGTCTTCGAATACGCGCGCGCGCACGGAGCCAAGTACGTGGATATTCGATTCACGGACTTGGTGGGGCAGTGGCAGCACATGACGTTTCCCATCGAGCAGTTGAAGGAAGAGAGCTTCGAAGAGGGCTTCGGATTCGATGGATCGAGTATCCGAGGGTGGGCAGCGATCCATGAGAGCGACATGTTGCTCATCCCGGATGCGCGATGGTATTGGATGGATCCGTTCTATGAGGAGCCCACGCTCTGTCTGATTGGGGACATTGTGGATCCAATTACGCGGCAGGGGTACGAGTACGATCCCCGAGGAGCTGCCAAGCGGGCCGAGGCATACATGCGATTCACAGGAATCGCCGACGAGGCCTATTTCGGTCCGGAGGTCGAATTCTTCATCTTCGATGAAGTGCGCTACGAGGTGAATGGCGTGCGGAGCGGATACGAAGTGCGAAGCCAGGAGTGGGGAGACCGAGGCTACCGCATGCGGGGGAAGGAAGGGTATGTGCCGATTCCGCCTGTGGATCAGCTTCAGGACGTGCGAACGGAGATCGCCGAGCGCCTCCGACAGATCGGCATTGAGGTGGAGTGCCATCATCACGAGGTGGCGAGTGGCGGGCAAGGCGAGGTGGATTTTCGCTATGGGGGATTGGTGGAGACGGCCGATCATGTGATGGCGTTCAAGTACATCGTCCGGCAAGTGGCCTGGCGGCGTGGGAAAGTCGCGACGTTCATGCCGAAGCCTATCTTCGGGGATAATGGCAGCGGCATGCATTGCCATCAGTCGCTTTGGAAGGGAGGGCGCCCACTCTTCGCGGGCGAGGGATATGCGGGACTCTCGCAGGAAGCGCTCTGGTACATTGGCGGATTATTGCGTCATGGACCGGCCTTGGCCGCCTTCGTCGCGCCGACGACCAATAGCTATCGCCGATTGGTGCCTGGGTTCGAGGCGCCGGTGAACCTTGCATATTCGCGTCGGAATCGCAGCGCGGCTGTTCGCATCCCCATGTATTCGGCCAATCCCGCAGCGAAGCGGCTAGAATTTCGGCCTCCAGATCCGAGTTGCAATCCCTATCTGGCCTTCGCGGCGATGCTGATGGCCGGATTGGACGGGATCCAGCAGCGGATCGAACCGGGAGAGCCGCTCGATCGCGATATCTACGATATGAGCCCGGAGGAGTTGAAGGACGTACCGAAACTGCCGGGTTCGCTCGAAGAGGCGCTGGCGGCTCTGGAACAGGACCATGAGTTCCTGCTCAAAGGGGACGTCTTCACACCGGCGTTGATTGAGCGGTGGATCCGATACAAGCGGGAGCGCGAAGTAGACGCCGTGCGCTTGCGCCCGCATCCGATGGAGTTCTATCTGTATCTGGACGTGTGA
- a CDS encoding serine hydrolase, which yields MKTVRRIIVPILLLVLMSSFRVGLAYPRSPREDLQDLEAYIVRAMREWEVPGLALAIVKNDAVVLAKGYGVKQLGESAPVTERTIFAIGSASKAFTTAALAMLVEEGKLQWDDPVVKYLPDFQLFDPYVTRELTIRDLVTHRSGLERADLLWYGSMYEREEIVRRIRFLKPRWSFRSRFGYQNILYLVAGQVIRAVTGKTWDEVIRERIFQPLGMTASTTSVKALRAATDVATPHARVEDVVRPIPWRDIDNIAPAGSINSNVLEMTEWIRLHLNEGTYRGRRFWSAAMEREMQTPQTIVRPEPPYSVLFPEARFLTYGLGWFLHDYRGRKIVEHGGNIDGMSALVVLVPEEKFGFVILTNMNGTLLVHALKYRILDVFFGASPRDWSAEFLQRAKALQEQQQAAVKRIEEARVTGTQPALPRAQYIGTYENDVYGQVSVEEEAGKLVLRFGPTRVGDLEHWHYETFRVRWRDPLLPRAFAIFVPDVEGKISELRMRISGLFEDLAFKRISPREGER from the coding sequence ATGAAAACCGTGCGAAGGATCATCGTCCCCATCCTTTTGCTCGTCCTCATGAGCTCCTTCCGCGTCGGTCTCGCTTATCCGAGATCGCCGCGGGAGGACCTCCAGGATCTGGAGGCCTATATCGTTCGCGCGATGCGCGAATGGGAAGTCCCAGGGCTGGCGCTGGCCATCGTCAAGAATGACGCCGTCGTGCTCGCGAAGGGCTATGGCGTCAAGCAGCTCGGGGAGAGCGCTCCGGTGACCGAGCGCACGATCTTCGCCATCGGCTCGGCCTCGAAAGCGTTCACGACGGCCGCGCTGGCTATGCTCGTGGAGGAGGGGAAGCTTCAATGGGATGATCCGGTCGTGAAGTATCTCCCCGACTTCCAGTTGTTCGATCCCTACGTCACCCGCGAGTTGACGATCCGCGATCTAGTCACCCATCGCAGCGGGCTCGAGCGCGCGGACCTGCTCTGGTATGGCTCGATGTATGAGCGGGAAGAGATCGTGCGGCGGATTCGATTCTTGAAACCGCGCTGGAGCTTTCGCAGCCGCTTCGGCTATCAGAACATCCTCTATTTGGTGGCTGGTCAGGTCATTCGTGCCGTTACCGGAAAGACATGGGATGAGGTCATCCGCGAACGCATCTTCCAGCCTTTGGGCATGACGGCGAGCACGACCAGCGTGAAGGCGCTGCGCGCGGCCACGGATGTCGCCACGCCGCACGCCAGAGTCGAAGACGTCGTCCGACCAATCCCCTGGCGGGACATTGATAACATCGCTCCAGCGGGGTCTATCAACTCCAATGTCCTGGAGATGACCGAGTGGATTCGGTTGCATTTGAACGAGGGGACGTATCGTGGGCGGCGGTTTTGGAGTGCGGCCATGGAGCGCGAGATGCAAACACCGCAAACGATCGTTCGTCCCGAGCCGCCATATTCCGTGCTCTTTCCAGAAGCGCGATTTCTGACCTACGGGTTGGGCTGGTTCCTCCACGATTATCGAGGCCGCAAGATCGTCGAACACGGAGGCAACATTGACGGGATGAGCGCGCTCGTGGTCCTCGTCCCGGAGGAGAAGTTCGGCTTCGTCATTTTGACGAACATGAATGGAACGCTGCTTGTGCATGCGCTCAAGTACCGAATCCTGGACGTCTTCTTTGGGGCCTCACCGCGAGATTGGAGCGCAGAGTTCCTCCAGCGGGCGAAGGCCTTACAAGAACAGCAGCAGGCCGCCGTGAAGCGGATCGAAGAGGCGCGCGTCACGGGGACGCAACCGGCTTTGCCGCGAGCGCAGTACATCGGGACGTATGAGAACGATGTGTATGGCCAGGTGAGCGTTGAAGAGGAGGCGGGAAAGCTCGTCCTACGATTCGGTCCGACTCGCGTGGGCGACCTGGAGCATTGGCATTACGAGACGTTTCGGGTACGCTGGCGTGATCCTCTCTTACCTCGGGCCTTCGCTATCTTCGTGCCGGATGTCGAGGGGAAAATCAGCGAGCTGCGGATGAGGATCTCTGGACTCTTCGAGGACCTCGCGTTCAAACGGATTTCGCCGAGAGAAGGGGAGCGCTAG
- a CDS encoding carboxypeptidase-like regulatory domain-containing protein — protein MARRGYVVGVIVLSLCALWSAALGQTAATAIVSGTVTDPAGAVIAGAEVTVTETATNISRTVKTNENGQYVVTNLPPGVYKVAATAPGFRQAVVSALKIDVAKGYTVNFTLEVGEIAETVEVTAGAGVELQTVDATVGNVLKGETLLRLPNINRSAVSIYLLQPLTMPYRGVGVNDNIGGQVAGARSDQNTFILDGVDITDNTVGTHPVKPLSSGPEPIIPVPVESIEEFRVGTTNPNATFGRSSGGQIAFITKRGTNEFHGSAYWYHQNDNLNANTWTRNRTRQPDPELKDNRFGFSAGGPIFRNRTFIFANYEGRRFPQSQDIVRIVPTETLRAGILRFRDATGQIVSYDLRTSRLCGPTNSDPCDPRGIGLNPVVRALWDLLPPGNDPSAGDGLNTIGFRSVADASITNDFAVVRLDHHLSDRWRFEGSYRYFRQISASPTQLDIGGLLKGNTKGVPASLAKVPVQPRLVTAGVIGQITPHLTNEFRFSFQRNFWWLQRVSPFPQVAGTNVALQVAGHPSFGGLVSEPIDVHAQVARTQGVNDHVTQFVDNVTWIKGRHTMQFGTSIRRLKLYHLRDDKVVGSLTALVAELDVAGAVTILPSNRPPSCSETVRTNCLQPGDVTRWNRLYAGALGIIDNVGVMIVRDGKLNPRPIGAPLEVDARINAYEFYFNDIWRIRPSLTLTLGASYQWQTPPVEKDGRQTFLIEQATGKILTSSQYFAARRQAALRGEIYNPALAFQPIRNSSRDRIFDVDRTNFGPRVAVAWNPAFERGVGGALFGNRKGVIRAGYGIVYDRLNTVQTIVIPLLGVGFAQTINCRGPRIGGVCAGNNDPSNAFRIGVDGPAPIPTIPAVTPPVVPSVPFGEILSFQVDPDIKVGRSHSFDLTIQRELPGSFLIEFGYAGRLGRNLNQNVQLSAVPFFMRDRATLQTFAQAFDAVAEQLRAGVAPDRVTPQPWFENLLGPGGTVRVATARTAAFRDGLLNDLWTFIQTSLLAAGQPTITNMQVLDLWMRTDGGRSNYHSFFVTVRKAFSRNLTFDINYTLSKALDQAGLIQNFIGTFSSSYDPDIDYGPAFFDRRHVMNALGFYELPFGRGQRWSTGTWFDKVVGGWYFSGIFTANSGLPLTFVQSNQVWGGDPLNFSVGAGAIPLRKPDFPNKVHRNVAGSGGIGTVGDPKRGGTGLNLFANPEAVFNSFRKIRISEDGRQGRGVLRGFPRWNFDLSIGKKTAITESMRLVFTCDLLNAFNRLELADPTLSMLDPASFGVLTTQFNTPRFIQLGFRFEW, from the coding sequence ATGGCAAGGCGAGGCTATGTCGTCGGGGTGATCGTACTCTCCTTGTGCGCTCTTTGGAGCGCGGCTTTGGGACAGACGGCGGCGACGGCCATCGTGAGCGGGACGGTCACTGATCCGGCCGGAGCTGTCATCGCAGGCGCCGAGGTCACGGTGACCGAGACGGCGACGAATATCAGCCGGACGGTCAAGACCAACGAAAATGGGCAGTACGTGGTGACGAATCTTCCTCCTGGGGTGTACAAGGTTGCGGCGACGGCTCCGGGATTCCGTCAGGCGGTTGTCTCCGCGTTGAAGATCGATGTCGCGAAAGGGTACACGGTGAACTTCACGCTCGAAGTCGGAGAGATCGCCGAGACGGTCGAAGTCACGGCCGGAGCCGGTGTGGAATTGCAGACCGTGGACGCGACGGTTGGGAACGTCCTCAAAGGGGAGACGCTTTTGCGCCTGCCCAACATCAATCGGAGTGCGGTCTCGATCTACTTGCTGCAGCCGCTGACGATGCCCTATCGCGGTGTCGGCGTCAACGATAACATTGGGGGACAAGTCGCCGGTGCGCGAAGCGATCAGAATACGTTCATCCTGGACGGAGTGGACATCACAGACAACACCGTTGGGACGCATCCGGTGAAGCCGCTCTCCAGCGGACCTGAACCCATCATTCCCGTTCCGGTCGAGAGCATCGAAGAATTCCGCGTGGGGACGACGAATCCCAATGCGACCTTCGGTCGCAGCTCGGGCGGACAGATCGCCTTCATCACCAAGCGCGGGACTAACGAGTTTCACGGTTCGGCCTACTGGTACCATCAGAACGATAACCTGAACGCGAACACGTGGACGCGGAACCGAACGCGGCAGCCGGATCCGGAATTGAAGGATAATCGATTCGGATTCTCGGCCGGGGGGCCGATCTTCAGGAATCGCACGTTCATCTTCGCCAACTACGAGGGACGGCGATTCCCGCAATCGCAGGACATCGTTCGCATTGTGCCGACTGAGACGCTGCGCGCTGGGATTCTGCGCTTCCGCGATGCCACGGGTCAGATCGTCAGCTATGATCTGAGGACCTCGCGACTCTGTGGCCCGACGAATTCCGATCCGTGCGATCCGCGAGGGATCGGGTTGAATCCGGTGGTCAGAGCCCTGTGGGACTTGCTACCTCCGGGCAACGATCCTTCGGCGGGCGATGGGCTGAATACGATTGGATTTCGAAGCGTGGCCGATGCCTCGATCACGAACGATTTCGCGGTCGTTCGCTTGGATCACCATCTGAGCGACCGCTGGCGTTTCGAGGGGAGCTATCGGTACTTCCGGCAGATCTCAGCCTCACCGACGCAGTTGGACATCGGAGGACTCTTGAAGGGGAACACCAAGGGCGTTCCAGCTTCGTTGGCCAAAGTGCCGGTGCAGCCGCGTCTGGTGACTGCCGGAGTGATCGGGCAGATCACGCCGCATCTGACCAACGAATTTCGATTTTCGTTCCAGCGGAACTTCTGGTGGTTGCAGCGGGTCTCTCCGTTCCCCCAAGTGGCGGGGACGAATGTGGCCCTTCAGGTAGCGGGCCATCCCTCGTTCGGGGGATTGGTCTCCGAACCGATCGACGTGCACGCGCAAGTGGCGCGCACACAGGGCGTCAACGATCATGTGACGCAGTTCGTGGATAATGTGACGTGGATCAAGGGACGGCATACGATGCAGTTCGGGACGTCCATTCGTCGGCTGAAGCTCTACCATCTGCGCGATGACAAGGTCGTAGGATCGCTGACAGCGCTGGTCGCCGAACTGGATGTGGCGGGGGCTGTGACGATCCTGCCATCAAATCGGCCGCCGAGCTGTTCGGAGACCGTGCGGACGAATTGCCTGCAGCCCGGTGATGTGACTCGATGGAATCGGCTCTACGCTGGAGCGCTCGGGATCATTGATAACGTGGGGGTCATGATCGTGCGCGATGGGAAGTTGAATCCGCGTCCCATCGGCGCGCCGCTTGAGGTGGACGCACGAATCAACGCCTACGAGTTCTATTTCAACGACATTTGGAGGATTCGTCCTTCCCTGACGCTCACGCTCGGCGCGAGCTACCAGTGGCAGACACCTCCGGTGGAGAAAGATGGACGACAGACGTTCTTGATCGAGCAGGCGACGGGAAAGATCCTGACTTCGAGCCAATACTTCGCCGCGCGGCGGCAAGCGGCCTTGCGCGGGGAGATTTATAATCCCGCCCTTGCCTTCCAGCCAATTCGGAATTCCAGTCGCGATCGCATCTTCGACGTGGATCGGACGAACTTCGGTCCGCGCGTGGCCGTGGCCTGGAATCCAGCATTCGAGCGCGGCGTGGGGGGAGCGTTGTTCGGGAACCGCAAGGGCGTCATCCGGGCTGGATATGGGATCGTCTACGATCGGTTGAATACCGTTCAGACGATCGTCATCCCACTTCTTGGAGTCGGATTCGCACAAACGATCAACTGCCGCGGACCGCGCATTGGCGGCGTCTGCGCGGGAAACAATGATCCCTCGAATGCATTCCGCATCGGCGTGGATGGACCAGCGCCGATCCCCACAATTCCGGCCGTGACCCCTCCCGTTGTCCCCAGCGTTCCCTTCGGGGAGATCCTCTCGTTTCAGGTCGACCCGGACATCAAGGTCGGACGCTCGCACAGCTTCGATCTGACTATTCAACGCGAGTTGCCGGGGAGCTTCCTCATCGAATTCGGCTATGCTGGGCGATTGGGGCGGAATCTGAATCAGAACGTGCAATTGAGCGCCGTGCCATTCTTCATGCGCGATCGGGCGACGCTCCAAACCTTCGCGCAAGCGTTCGATGCGGTAGCTGAGCAATTGCGGGCGGGCGTGGCCCCGGATCGCGTGACGCCGCAGCCATGGTTCGAAAATCTCCTGGGACCAGGAGGAACGGTTCGTGTGGCCACGGCTCGCACGGCAGCCTTTCGAGACGGATTGTTGAACGATCTCTGGACGTTCATCCAGACATCCTTACTAGCAGCGGGGCAACCAACAATCACCAACATGCAGGTGCTCGACCTCTGGATGAGGACCGACGGTGGGCGGTCGAACTATCACTCGTTCTTCGTGACCGTGCGAAAGGCCTTCTCGCGGAACCTCACCTTCGACATCAACTACACGTTGTCGAAAGCCCTCGATCAGGCCGGACTCATCCAGAATTTCATCGGCACGTTCTCCTCCTCCTACGATCCCGATATCGACTACGGCCCAGCTTTCTTCGATCGCCGTCACGTGATGAACGCGCTGGGATTCTATGAGCTTCCCTTCGGACGAGGGCAGCGTTGGAGCACAGGGACGTGGTTCGATAAGGTCGTCGGGGGATGGTACTTCTCCGGGATCTTCACAGCCAATAGTGGATTGCCGCTCACCTTCGTGCAGAGCAACCAAGTTTGGGGAGGAGATCCGCTCAACTTCTCCGTGGGCGCTGGGGCGATCCCGCTCCGGAAGCCCGACTTCCCGAATAAGGTGCATCGGAATGTCGCCGGATCGGGCGGCATCGGAACGGTCGGTGATCCCAAGCGCGGAGGGACTGGACTGAACCTCTTCGCTAATCCGGAGGCGGTCTTCAACAGCTTCCGAAAGATTCGCATCAGCGAAGACGGACGGCAGGGGCGAGGGGTGCTCCGCGGATTTCCGCGCTGGAACTTCGATCTCTCCATCGGGAAGAAGACGGCGATCACTGAGAGTATGCGCTTGGTCTTCACGTGCGACTTGCTGAACGCGTTCAACCGATTGGAGCTGGCCGATCCCACACTCAGCATGCTCGATCCGGCTTCATTCGGCGTCTTGACCACACAGTTCAATACGCCTCGCTTCATTCAACTCGGGTTCCGATTCGAGTGGTGA